ACGCGGATGAAGATCCCCGAGCGCTATATCGCGTTCTTCGAGGACGGCGCTTACGACAAGATGCCGGAGGACATCTATTCGAAGATCTACCTGAAAGTTTATTGTAAGTTCCTCGGACTCGACTCGCCGACGATGGTGAACCTCTATCGTCAGGAACGCTCGCGCTACGTCGCGGGACAGAAAAGCGTCGCCGAACCCGCGACCCGGCATCCGGCCCGGGCCGTGCCGGCCAGCGCGCTCGTCACGACGCCGCATCTTTTGCGCAATATCTTCCTGGGCTTGCTCGCCGCCAGCCTGCTCGTTTATCTCGGCTGGGCCGTCCAGAATATCGTCGCCGCGCCGGCCATCAGCCTGTCTTCGCCGACGGAAGGACTCATGACCTCGGACTCCGAAATCTGGGTCGAGGGCCGCACTGAACGCGAGATCACGCTGCGCATCAACGGCAAATACGTCGCCCCGGATGACAACGGCAATTTCCGCGACAAGCTGACGCTCCAGGATGGCTGGAACGAGATCCGCGTCGTCGGCGCCAAGAAACACAGCAAGGAAGCGGTGATCACGCGGCGCGTCTTCGTCAGCACGCCGGCCGAAGCGCTGGTCCAACCGACCGAGCAACTCACGGCCGATCTGCGCTGAGACCGCGGATACATAGATATAGAGAGTGCGGGAGTGAAGGAGTGCGGGAGCGCAGAACATCTGACCCCAGGTCAGATTTTTTCATTGTTGACACCACGTCCGTGCCGAGTAAGATGAGGATACTTCGCCCTTTCTTTGACCAGAGGAGAAAAAATGGCGCGCAAAACCAACGAAACGTACACTGTGAAAGCCGCTTCACCACTGCTCCGTCCAGGCCTGACGATCTCCACTAAAGTCAGCAAACAGTATCTCGTGCCGACCCTGATTGAACTTTTGGACAAAATCCGGGAGTTCAATCTATCGCAGGACCCGAAAGAGGGTCAGAAATAGGACGGTCCGACCAGCTGCCCGGCTTAAATAGCCGGGTTTTTTAATGGGCAAATATTTATTTTTTATGGTCGCTGACGGCTATTGGCCATTAGCTATCAACCAATTATCCACACCCTCCCCCTTGCCTACCGAACAAAAACCGAACATAATTAGATTAGGTGCTAGTTGCTAGGTTTTAGGGGAGCGAACCAGCTCCCTCAACCTAGAACCTACAAACTAAAAC
The Patescibacteria group bacterium genome window above contains:
- a CDS encoding helix-turn-helix domain-containing protein, whose protein sequence is MKTTKANNPERSGSAAGCKIADSVGALLKKARTDLGCSRREAATRMKIPERYIAFFEDGAYDKMPEDIYSKIYLKVYCKFLGLDSPTMVNLYRQERSRYVAGQKSVAEPATRHPARAVPASALVTTPHLLRNIFLGLLAASLLVYLGWAVQNIVAAPAISLSSPTEGLMTSDSEIWVEGRTEREITLRINGKYVAPDDNGNFRDKLTLQDGWNEIRVVGAKKHSKEAVITRRVFVSTPAEALVQPTEQLTADLR